A single Mobula hypostoma chromosome 26, sMobHyp1.1, whole genome shotgun sequence DNA region contains:
- the LOC134338297 gene encoding mucosal pentraxin-like, with the protein MNYFIPIVFMVCIYLPESDSAGLKGKSLIFEKETSNSYVRLSPSHFTELTAFTVCLRAASELTRDYGLFSYATSRSANELMIWYSANGHIALYLYRNIAEFSLPKMDALLRHICVTWESKEGLVTIWVNGKRSLQKIGRKGWVVKGSGQFILGQEQDSVGGGFVKSESFVGEITDVNMWDSVLDTSEIQIANEGWLCTGGNIINWGKTSHESGGMVTIKDSNDCIS; encoded by the exons ATGAATTACTTCATCCCCATTGTGTTCATGGTCTGCATTTACCTGCCGGAATCTGACAGTGCAG GCCTGAAAGGGAAATCGCTGATATTTGAAAAGGAAACAAGCAACAGCTATGTCAGACTTTCCCCGTCGCATTTCACCGAATTGACTGCCTTTACTGTCTGCCTCAGGGCAGCCTCTGAATTGACCCGCGATTACGGTTTGTTCTCCTATGCAACGTCAAGGAGTGCCAATGAACTGATGATTTGGTACAGTGCTAATGGACACATCGCCCTCTATTTATACAGAAATATCGCAGAGTTTTCCCTTCCAAAAATGGATGCCTTGCTGAGACACATCTGTGTAACCTGGGAATCTAAAGAGGGTTTGGTTACCATCTGGGTAAATGGGAAACGCTCTTTACAGAAGATTGGTAGAAAGGGTTGGGTTGTGAAAGGTTCTGGTCAGTTTATTCTTGGCCAGGAGCAGGACAGTGTTGGAGGAGGTTTTGTCAAATCTGAGTCCTTTGTTGGGGAGATAACTGATGTTAACATGTGGGATTCTGTGCTTGACACCAGTGAGATTCAGATAGCAAATGAGGGATGGTTATGTACCGGAGGGAACATCATCAACTGGGGAAAAACTTCCCATGAATCAGGAGGGATGGTGACGATCAAAGACAGTAATGACTGTATATCTTAA